From Budorcas taxicolor isolate Tak-1 chromosome 19, Takin1.1, whole genome shotgun sequence, the proteins below share one genomic window:
- the LOC128065626 gene encoding ferritin heavy chain-like, with translation MTTASPSQARQNYHQDSEAAINRQINLELYAYVYLSMSYYFERDDVALKNFAKYFLHQSHEEREHAERLMKLQNQRGGRIFLQDIKKPDRDDWENGLNAKECALCLERSVKQSLLELHKLATEKNDPHLCDFIETHYLNEQVEAIKELGDHITNLHKMGAPGSGMAEYLFDKHTLGHSDS, from the coding sequence ATGACGACCGCATCCCCCTCGCAGGCGCGCCAGAACTACCACCAGGACTCGGAGGCCGCCATCAACCGCCAGATCAACCTGGAGCTCTACGCCTATGTCTACCTGTCCATGTCGTACTATTTTGAACGTGATGATGTGGCTTTGAAGAACTTTGCCAAATACTTTCTTCACCAATCTCATGAGGAGAGGGAACATGCTGAGAGACTGATGAAGCTGCAGAACCAGCGAGGCGGCCGAATCTTCCTTCAGGATATCAAGAAACCAGACCGTGATGACTGGGAGAATGGGCTGAACGCAAAGGAATGTGCGCTGTGCTTGGAAAGAAGTGTGAAGCAGTCGCTACTGGAACTGCACAAACTGGCCACTGAAAAAAATGATCCCCATCTGTGTGACTTCATTGAGACTCATTACCTGAATGAGCAGGTGGAAGCCATCAAAGAATTGGGTGACCACATAACCAACCTGCACAAGATGGGGGCCCCTGGATCGGGCATGGCAGAGTACCTCTTTGACAAGCACACCCTGGGACACAGTGACAGCTAA